Proteins from one Mytilus galloprovincialis chromosome 11, xbMytGall1.hap1.1, whole genome shotgun sequence genomic window:
- the LOC143051809 gene encoding uncharacterized protein LOC143051809: MKNTLVYLLLVCTVHFAYTKCPAPYPGEHGPCGQTCGLSSHCSSGLWCCTTPCGGTVCKIPDIPRQPILHHHEPPAIPKPTPVHHYQPPVHHHQPQAHTPAIPKPTATHHHQHPVHVPDIQTQTRLQHHQPPAHTPNIPTQTTLHQQQPLAHNTIPHIPPIPTRQEAQQQLSLYQELFPELQPGFQQQVPLFIEPNQPNVQADFSHQTNIYQDQVVNIKSDAFPDHAHEQHFLDSHTQPPLFLEPQQGIPQYNNFQTPPPSNHGNTRVEETCPPDQPRVQCWHDPCNGRTCTNFPVAVCEVNHCGDCSAKFTMATVDVTRGCEVRL; this comes from the exons ATGAAAAATACACTTGTTTACCTGCTACTGGTGTGCACTGTACATTTTGCATACACAA AATGTCCTGCGCCATACCCAGGAGAACACGGACCTTGTGGACAAACGTGTGGATTGAGTAGTCATTGCAGTTCGG GGTTATGGTGCTGTACTACCCCCTGTGGTGGGACGGTGTGTAAAATACCAGATATACCAAGGCAGCCGATATTACATCACCATGAACCACCAGCTATACCAAAGCCGACACCAGTCCACCATTATCAGCCGCCAGTTCACCACCATCAACCACAAGCTCACACACCAGCTATACCAAAGCCGACTGCAACCCACCACCACCAGCATCCAGTTCATGTACCAGATATACAAACGCAGACGAGACTTCAACACCATCAGCCACCAGCTCACACACCCAATATACCAACGCAGACGACACTACATCAGCAACAACCTCTAGCTCACAATACAATTCCTCATATCCCACCTATACCAACACGTCAAGAAGCTCAACAACAACTATCCTTATATCAAGAATTGTTTCCAGAACTTCAACCCGGTTTTCAACAGCAAGTGCCATTATTTATAGAACCAAACCAACCAAACGTCCAAGCAGATTTCAGCCACCAAACTAATATATATCAAGATCAAGTAGTAAATATAAAATCAGACGCGTTTCCAGATCACGCCCATGAACAGCATTTCCTGGACAGCCACACACAGCCTCCATTATTCCTAGAACCACAACAAG GTATTCCACAATACAACAATTTCCAAACCCCTCCTCCAAGTAACCATGGTAACACTAGAGTAGAGGAAACATGTCCACCAGATCAACCAAGAGTTCAATGCTGGCATGATCCATGCAACGGTAGAACGTGCACAAACTTTCCTGTAGCAGTTTGTGA GGTCAATCATTGTGGAGATTGCAGTGCAAAGTTTACAATGGCTACCGTAGATGTCACCAGAGGCTGTGAAGTTCGcttataa